In Oceanispirochaeta sp., the DNA window GTATTAAAACAGAGTGATGTGGTCACACTGCATTGCCCTGCAGGTGAAAAACCTTTGATAGATCAGGAAGCCTTGAATATGATGAAGAAAGGAAGCTTTCTCATCAACACGGCAAGAGCCTCTCTGGTGGACCAGGCGGCCCTTCTGGAAGCTTTGAAATCCGGTCAAATTGCCGGCTATGCAGTGGATGCCTTCGAATCCGAACCGCCGGAGTTGACAGATCTTCTTTTACACCCGAAAGTCATTTTATCCTCCCATATCGGCGGATTTACCGAAGAGAGTGTAGACCGGGCAACAGCTGCTGCCATCCGGAATATTCTGGATGTATTGAAATAAAAAAGAACTCCTTTGCCGGGACCGGCAGAAACCTCCTAATCTTTTACTGGTCCCGGATTTTTTTGAGCCTCTTATAGAACTATTCAGGTCTTACATGATCTGATGATCTTCTTCTTCCGGACCGTTCAGGAGATCCAGGGCGACAGCCTTCAGACAGATGGCAGCACTTTCAACATAAAATCCAAGGAAGTCATGATCCATATAACTGGTTTCCACATACCTTAAAACGATTTTTCCTTCAATCGAAAGTTCAATGTACCCGCCGAAAGCGATGACTTCAATATCACAATCACCATCCTTAATGGAATCGAAATGATTGGACTGAATCACTTTATAGCTAAAAAAATTCTCTATCTCAGCTCCCGGCCGTTCTCCCCAGGTACGGCCCTGAGCCTGTCCGTTTATAAGATCAAGACTGATGAAGTGTCCGTTGGTCTGACTGTCTGAACGGAACACAATCCCCCATTTACCCACGCCCACCATAGACATTGTAAATTTCAGCCTGAAATCTGTAGACTGCTTTTCAAGGAAGAATATTTCATAGCCGCTGAGGGATTCGAGAATGACATCCTCTGCCTCATGACGGACATCGGCGGTTTGGTTCTTCAGAACCCTCTGAAGGGGTAGACACTCATCCTGAGGGATGGAAAGCTGCACTTTCTTGTCAAATAAACTGTAGCTCTGGAGAAAAAGCTGGCCGTCTTCAGCAACTTGCAGCTCAGTGGGAGGAGGAAGGATTGTCGTTCTAACGGCTTTATTTCTGTCAGTAAAAAAATTCCAGAGAAGATAGGTATCCTCCATCTTGGTGATCCTGGATGCATAATTCCCTTTGGGAAGAAGCACATTGGATGCAAAAGCTTCGTAATGCCCCAGAAGAGTGTCACAATGCCAGTAATGAATTTTAACATCCTCTTTAATATTGCCGAAGAGGTAATACCGGTTTTTAATCTTGTAAAGTCCGGGGACTTCAATATCATCGTACATTCCGGGATGAAATAGAGGTTTCTCCCAGTGAAAGGTATCGCCCCTCTCTTCCCTGGCGACTCCAATACAACCTCTTCTTATTTTGGGCCCGGAGGGCACTCTGGCATTGACCAGAAGAATCCTTGTACTGCCTTCAGAATAGAAGAAAGGATCCCGGCAACTGACCCAATGACGTCCTTCAGACACAGCCTCTTCGTAATGGGGTCCTGTAATCGACAAAGGATAGTGGGAGGAAGAGACTTTCTCCCAGTAGTAGAGATCATTGGAACGGGCTAAACCGATTCTTTGAACCCTGCCGCTCTCTTTTCTGCATAAACCTGTATAAAAC includes these proteins:
- a CDS encoding NAD(P)-dependent oxidoreductase, which codes for VLKQSDVVTLHCPAGEKPLIDQEALNMMKKGSFLINTARASLVDQAALLEALKSGQIAGYAVDAFESEPPELTDLLLHPKVILSSHIGGFTEESVDRATAAAIRNILDVLK